AAGTTGCTGGCCTTGCTTCCCGCTCTGCTCCTGTTGAATTTCACTGTGCATGCTGCCGAGACGAAGACTCCTGCGGCCGAGATGTCGTTGCAGCAGGCAGTCCAGGGCGATTGGCGTTCGGAAGCCAACAAGGCACGCGATGTTTACCGGCACCCGGTGGAAACGCTGCAGTTCTTCGGCATACAGCCCGGCATGACGGTCATCGAGCTGTCGCCGGGCGGCGGTTGGTATACCGAGATTCTCGCACCCTATCTTGCGGCGCATGGCCAGCTTATCGAGGCGGCACCGCCGAAGGCCGAGAAGTTCACGGCCAAGCTGAAAGGCAACCCGGCCGTGTTCGGCCATATCGCCAAGGTCATTCCGTTTGCGCCGCCCGAGCAGGTGAGCCTTGGGCCCAGTCGTTCCGCCGACATGGTGCTGACATTCCGCAACACGCACGACTGGTTGATCAACAGCCCGGACACGCTGGCGGCCGTGTTCAAGTCGGCCTTTGAGGTGCTCAAGCCGGGCGGCATTCTTGGCATCGAGGAACACCGGGCCAGGCCTTTCTCGGACGGGCAGGCGACTGCCGCCGCGCTCCATCGCATCTCCGAGGATTACATGATCGCGCAGGCGATCAAGGCGGGCTTCCGCCTGGCCGATGTATCGCAGGTCAACGCCAACCCGAACGATCCGGAAGACATCAACATCCATCGTCTGCCGCCCGACCTGTCCGGGCCCGAGGACGAGCACGCGAAGATGAAGGCGATCGGTGAGTCCGATCGCATGACGCTGAAGTTCGTCAAACCCTAGGCGATCGACCGGGCACTGGGGACGCAGGCAGCGCGCGGTATCGTGCCGCGCGCTGCGTTTGTTTCACACGATGCATCGACCGTCGAGGACCCGGCGGCAAGCGGGGTGGTTTGTACCAGCTTTCGCCGGGCAGGGGATCGCTGGCCAGCGTGCGCCTGCCGCTGCCCTGAGCCTGTCGCAATGAACGCGCTGCGATGCCGGCCTGTGAGCGTTGATGTCCGTCGCTGGCACGCTCCTTGAATCTATTCCTCGCAGAGAACGACAACTTCTTCCCCACATGACGTTCCACACCCAGACGAACGCCGCAGCTGTCCGCGGCGATGGGAGGGGCTATGCATCACACAGTGGTTGCTGCGATGGAAATGAACTTCATTCTGGTCGACGAGCTTGACGAACGTATCGACGTCTTCTGTGAAGTCTTCGAGCGGGGCGAATCGGTGTATTGGCGCGCCTGGCTGTATGGCTTTGCCACGTTGCTGGAGACCTTCGAAGGGCACGCGCCCAGTGAAGCGGCCATTGCCGGCCTGATCCAGGCAGAAATCCTGGTACGCGGCATCCGAGCCCAAGTTGACCCTCAGGGGCAGTAACTGACCCGTCGCAGGGCGGCCACGTCATGGCGGCGCCGGCGCGTGGTTCGCGCCCGACGCAGTTGCCGCCCATGGTTGGACTCCCGCAAGGTCCCCGCGGCATGGCGCCCGGCCTGAAGGCCCGTTCACCCCCCGCATTCTGCGATCTTCATCGCCGGAACACTTGTTGTCCGCAACCCTGTCGGCCGGCCATGGCAGGCCGCCCGGCACGTTGACGTGCCTGCATGAGGCGCGCCGACGGCCAGCGTCGGTTCGTGACCAGGAAGAACGCACGTTGAAATACTGCCAGGGAGTATGCAAAATATACTCCTTCCCAGTATCTGGCGAGGCCTGCGATGCCACACACCGCCGAAGAGAAAAAACGCGTGCTTGCCCGCGTGCGTCGCGTCCGGGGCCAGCTCGATGCACTGGAGCTGGCGCTGGAAAAGGGCGCGGAATGCGGGCCCATCCTTCAGCAGATCGCCGCCGTGCGCGGTGCCATCAACGGCCTGATGGCCGGCGTGCTGGAAAGCCACCTGCGCGAGGAGTTCTCCCATCTGGCACAGGCCAACGGCACGCCGGACAAATCCATCGACGAGGTGGTGTCCCTCGTGCGCTCTTATCTCCGCTGACCACGTTCGCACCGCTGTTGCGGTTGCCGATCCACCTTCTTTGCTTCAGGAACAGACCATCATGAAATCACGCGCCGCCGTAGCTTTCGCCCCGGGCAAGCCCCTGGAAATCGTCGAGATCGACGTCGAGCCGCCTCGCAAGGGCGAAGTGCTGGTGAAGATCACGCACACCGGCGTGTGCCATACCGACGCGTTCACGCTGTCGGGTGACGATCCGGAAGGCGTGTTTCCCGCCGTGCTGGGCCATGAAGGCGCCGGCATCGTGGTGGAAGTGGGCGAGGGCGTGACCAGCGTGAAGCCGGGCGATCACGTCATTCCGCTGTACACCGCCGAATGCGGCGAATGCCTGTTCTGCAAGAGCGGCAAGACCAATCTTTGCGTGGCCGTGCGTGCCACCCAGGGCAAGGGCCTGATGCCCGATGGCACCACCCGTTTCAGCTACAACGGCCAGCCGATCTATCACTACATGGGCTGCTCCACCTTCAGCGA
The nucleotide sequence above comes from Dyella telluris. Encoded proteins:
- a CDS encoding class I SAM-dependent methyltransferase, which produces MFRRTCKLLALLPALLLLNFTVHAAETKTPAAEMSLQQAVQGDWRSEANKARDVYRHPVETLQFFGIQPGMTVIELSPGGGWYTEILAPYLAAHGQLIEAAPPKAEKFTAKLKGNPAVFGHIAKVIPFAPPEQVSLGPSRSADMVLTFRNTHDWLINSPDTLAAVFKSAFEVLKPGGILGIEEHRARPFSDGQATAAALHRISEDYMIAQAIKAGFRLADVSQVNANPNDPEDINIHRLPPDLSGPEDEHAKMKAIGESDRMTLKFVKP
- the frmR gene encoding formaldehyde-responsive transcriptional repressor FrmR produces the protein MPHTAEEKKRVLARVRRVRGQLDALELALEKGAECGPILQQIAAVRGAINGLMAGVLESHLREEFSHLAQANGTPDKSIDEVVSLVRSYLR